The stretch of DNA ACTACCAGCGCATGGCGTCGCCCTGGGTTCACCCCAACCTCACGGGCGGCGTGCTGGTGCTGTTCATTCCCCTGGCGCTGCTCTATGGCTGGACCCGCACCGGCGCGCGCCGGGCCCTGGGGCTGGCGGTGGCGATCCTCGGTTGCGCGGGGCTGCTGCTGAGTATTTCCCGTGGGGCGATCCTGGCCCTGGCCCTGGTGCTGATCTGGCTGACCTACAAACGCGTGCCCTACAGCGGCCGGATCATCGGCCTCGGGGCGGCCTTCGCGGTGGCCCTGGTGATGTTCTACCCGCCGCTGCAGGAACGCCTGATGACCATGTTCTCGGCAACCAACGCCAGTACCGAAGTGCGTTTCGACGAGTACGCGAAATTCCCCGAAGCGATGATGCGCTACCCGCTGGGCATCGGCTTCAAGGTCGACCCGCCGGTACCGGGCACCGACCTGCCGGGCATCTCCAACCTGTGGCTGAACTTCATCTACAAGATTGGCATTCCGGGGATGCTGCTGTTCATCGCCGTCACCCTGTTGTGGTGGCGCGAGGTGCGCCCGCTGGCGCCGATCCGTCAGGTGACTGCCGACAACGCGCTGTGGCTGGGGTGCATTTCCGGCCTGCTGGCGGCCTTGCTGACGGGCTTGTTCGACCACTACTTCAGCTTCACTTTCGTGCTGATCGGTCTGTTCTGGCTGTTGATGGGCATGAGCCTGCAACAGGTCCGGTTGCGCCCAGCCATCACCCTCCCCCTCATCAACCCCAAGGATCGCCAAGCATGAAACATCGTATTTTCCATTCTGCGGATCTGCCGGAACGCCTGCCTGCCCTGGCCTCGGAGCTGGGCGTCAGCCACGATGAACTGCTCGAGGCCTACAGCTGGGGGCTGAACAACGACGTGCTGTTCGTCGAGGGCGACGGCGAGCAGGCGCGCTACAGCGTTTGCTCGGTGGACATCGAACAGATCATCGAACATCCCCTGGCCCGGCGCCTGTATGGTCGTTTGAAGCAGGACATCCCCACCACCCTGGTGCCGCGCTACGGCAAGAACCTGGCCACCCTCAAGGACCGCTGGCTGCGGGCCTGGGAGCAGGCCTACAACATCCTGATCAACAAGATCCCCAGCCATCACGTGCGCATCGCCTGGCTGCGCCTGGGCGGCGCGAAAATCGGCAAGGGCTCGACCATCTGGCGCAACACCGAGGTGCTGGGGGTGGAGAACCTGGTGATCGGCGATGACAGCGTGATCGCCTGGCATTGTCAGATCGACGCCCGGGCCGGGCTGATCATCGGCGATCATGTGACGATCGCCTCTCACGTGCTGATTCTCGCCGGCGGCCATGACCCGATGAGCCCCGAGTTCTGGTCGGTGTCCGCGCCCATCTACATCGATGACTACGCCTGGATCGCCACCCGGGCGCTGCTCGCCCATGGCTCGCATATCGGTCGCGGGGCCGTAGTGACCGCCAACACCCTCGTGGCCAAGGCCGTTGCCCCCTACAAGATCATCGGCGGCAGCGGTGCCAAACCCATGGGCGAGCGCCCTCACGACCTGAACTACAAGGTGGGTGGCAAAGGCCTGTTCACCCTGTTCTATTGATGCTCGGCAGCACCCTGCTGCTGACCCTGGCGACCCTCGCCGGGCTGCTCGCCGGTTTTGCCCGCGAATGGCTGCTGGTGGCGGCCTGGGGCGCGGGCAGCCGCAGCGATGCGTTCCTGGTCGCGGTGTTCATTCCCGAAGCCCTGCGCATGACCCTGGCCGCCGGCATTCTCGCGGCCGCGGCCCTGCCGCTCTATCAGGAGCGCGACGCCCAGCGCCAGCACGCCTGGCTGGCCGGCCTGTGCCCACGCCTGCTGGGCCTGGGGCTGGGGCTGTATGCCCTGCTGGCCTTGAGCGCGCCGTTGTGGATCCGCCTGATCGGCCCCGGGCTCGACAGCGCAGCCCAGGCCGAAGCCGCCGCCAACCTGCGCAGCCTGGCCGCCTGCATCCCCGGCCTGCTCATGCATGCGCTGTTCAGCATCCCGCTGCACGCCCGGCAGCGTTTTGTCCTGCCGGGGCTAGGCTCGCTGCTGTTCAACCTGCCACCGGTGCTTTACCTGTTTTTCTACGGCCAGGCGAGCCTTGGCTCCGGCCTTTCGCTGGCATTTTTCCTCGGCAGCCTGCTGATGTGCCTGTCGCTGGTGCCGGCGGTCTGGCAGACCGGCTGGCGCCCCTGGCAAGTCCGTGGGGACGCCGGTGCCGGCCGGGAACTGCTCGGCCGCCTCGGCCCGCTGTTGACCAGCAACCTGGCCAGCCAGGGCCTGGCGCTGGTGGAACGGCTGGTCGCCAGCTACCTGGGCGAAGGCGTGGTGACCTGGGTCAACCTGGCGCGCAAGCTGATCAACCTGCCGCTGATTGCCTTGATGAGTCTCAACCAGGTCCTGCTTGGCTTGATGAGCGGCAAGTCCGGCGATCAGCGCCTGGGGCTGCTGCATCGGGGGCTCGACGCCGCGACCCTGCTGAGCCTGCCAGCCGCGCTCGGCCTGGTGGGCGCCAGCCCGGCGCTGATCCACTGGCTGCTGCCCGCCCAGAGCGCCGACGGCCCGCTGCCGGCGCTGCTGGGCTGGTTCGCCGTGTCCCTGGTGTTCGGCGCCTGGAACGCCATGCTCGCCCGTTACGCCTATGCTGCCGGTGATACCAGCACGCCACTGCATTGCGAACTGCTCGGCAGCCTGCTCAACGCCTTGCTGCTGGCGGGCCTGCCGCTGGTCCTGGGGCTGACCGCGATTCCTCTGGCGGCCCTCGGCGGCGTGCTCCTGACCAACCTGTTGCTGATGCAGCGCCAGCAATTGCTCACCCTGATCAACTGGCCGGTGCGCTGGGCAGTCAGCGCCGTCCTGCTGAGCGCGGCGGCGCTGCTGTTGCATCCGCTGTTGAATGTCTGGCTGCAACTGGGGCTCAGCACAGCGGCCGGGCTGCTCTTGCTGATCGCCTTGGGGCTCTGGCTGAAACCCTGGCGGGCCTGAACGAGCGGCAAAGGGTTGACCTGATGTCACACTTATCCGTTATAAGTGCAGCCAGCCCCCGCCGACCCGGCAGAGTGTATTTCTTGGATCAGCGTTTGGACGCTAAGCTTGGACTATGGATGACTCAGATTACTTGCGCCTGCTCACCATTCAGGCCGAACAAGCCAACGCGTTCCTGTCCAATGCGCGCAAATGGGAGCGTGAGCGTTGGGTCTGCCAACGCCTGCTGCAAGGCTTGAACATCCCCTACCGTGCCGACGAGTTCACGCCCGCCGGGCAGGAGCCGCCGGACGTACTGTTTCGCGAGGCCTGTTTCGAGGTGTTCTTCGTGCTGGACGAAGGCCGCCGCCTCAACGACGAATGGCGCGACGAGTTGCAACGGCGCCGCAGTGCCTTCTCCCTCAGCCAGCTGGTGCGCCGCGAGGCCAAGCCCAAGCGCATTCCGGCCAACGAACTGTTGCTCAGGCTGGCCCCGACCCTGCGCAAGAAAGCCCACAACTACAAGGAACGCGGCATGGACCTGGGGGAGCTGGACATCATCGCCTTCGCCAGCCTCAAGCGCGAAGTGCTGGACCTCAACAGCCACTTCCCGCCGCCGACCGAATACCTGCGCCAGGGCTGGCGCTCGTTGTCGCTGGTCGGGCCGACCTTCGCCCGCGTGCTGTTCGCCCACCCCGACGCGCCGGACTTCCTGCGCGGCAACCTGGGACGCAGCATCCTCTTCGATGTCGGTATCAGCCTGTAGGCCACCTGGAGCGGAATTTCCCGGGCCTCTTCAGGCCATTCGTGGCATGGCGCAAACACCGCGTGAGTGTTACAAAGCGCAATCATTCACGGGATGACAAGGCCGGCATCCGCGAGCAGCTATGCTCCGTTCCATGCCGCATAGCCCGACAAGATGGCACTGCGCTGTAACCTTCATACTTTTCGCAACGTCTAGCTGACGAGGCTTTTTATGACCAGCCGCCTGAACCCCGACGACCAACGCCATGTCGAAGAATACCTGCAACTGGCCCAGCACCGAGTCGAGCGCCGGCCCTTCCGGCCGTGGATGCTCCTCGTGATAGTCGTGACCATCACCATTGGCCTGGGCTTGCTGAGCCGACTTATCAGCTACCTGACGCTATGAGCTGCATCGCGCTCGCTCGGGTAACCGTACCGATTTCTTTTAGCCTTGCGAGATATCCCCATGACTCATCGTATTGTCATCGTTGGCGGCGGCGCCGGCGGTCTGGAGTTGGCTACCCGTCTGGGTAAGACTCTGGGCAAGCGCGGCACCGCCAGTGTGATGCTGGTCGACGCGAACCTGACCCACATCTGGAAGCCCTTGCTGCACGAAGTGGCCGCCGGCTCGCTGAACTCTTCCGAAGACGAACTCAACTATGTCGCCCAAGCCAAATGGAACCATTTCGAGTTCCAGCTGGGCCGCATGAGCGGGCTCGATCGCCAGCAGAAGAAGATCCAGCTGGCCGCCACCTACGACGAAAACGGCGTGGAGCTGCTGCCCGCTCGTGAGCTGGGCTACGACACCCTGGTGATTGCCGTGGGCAGTACCACCAACGACTTCGGCACCCAGGGCGCCGCCCAGCACTGCCTGTTCCTCGACACGCGCAAACAGGCCGAACGCTTCCACCAGCAACTGCTCAACCACTACCTGCGCGCCCATGCCGGGCAGACCGATGTCGTGGAGCAGATCAGCGTGGCCATCGTCGGTGCCGGTGCCACGGGCGTCGAACTGGCCGCCGAGCTGCACAACGCCGCCCATGAACTGGCGGCCTACGGCCTGGACCGGATCAAGCCGGAAAACATGCACATCACCCTGATCGAGGCTGGGCCACGGGTACTGCCGGCCCTGCCGGAGCGGATCGGCGGCCCGGTGCACAAGACCCTGGAAAAACTCGGGGTCAAGGTCATGACCAATGCCGCGGTCAGCGAAGTCACCGCCGACAGCCTGATTACCGCCGATGGCCAGGTGATTGCCGCCAGCCTGAAAGTCTGGGCCGCCGGGATTCGCGCACCGGGCTTCCTCAAGGACATCGACGGCCTGGAAACCAACCGCATCAACCAGCTGCAGGTCTTGCCGACCCTGCAGAGCACCCGCGACGAGAACATCTTCGCCTTTGGCGACTGCGCCGCCTGCCCGCAACCGGGCACCGATCGCAACGTTCCACCGCGGGCCCAGGCGGCTCACCAGCAAGCATCGCTGCTGACCAAGTCGCTGAAACTGCGTATCGAAGGCAAGGCCCTGCCGGAGTACAAATACACCGACTACGGCTCGCTGATCTCGCTGTCGCGTTTTTCCGCCGTGGGCAACCTGATGGGCAACCTGACCGGCAGCGTGATGCTCGAAGGCTGGCTGGCGCGGATGTTCTATGTGTCGCTGTACCGCATGCACCAGATGGCGCTCTACGGCCCGTTCCGGACCGCCATGCTGATGCTCGGCAGCCGGATCGGCCGCGGCACCGAGCCACGCCTCAAGCTGCACTGAATCTGAGTCTGTGGACCAAAACAAGAGTGCCCCGAGCGATCGGGGCATTTTTTTGCGCCCTGTTCAACACGGACCCAGGCAAACAGGCGGTTAAAAATCGAATTGCTTAGAGACTTCCCGCACTTTATCTCCAACTTTCCGCGCAGCCGTAAGATTAGTCTTAACTCTAAAATAGAAGAGCCGCCTGACTTAGCCCCCACATCAAAAAGTTGCTCTCCCCCGGGCGTACCGAATACATACGCCTGCCTCCGCGCCACCTCTTACTGCGGCATATAGATAGCTGGCCCGATAGTATTCAAGACGCCACTCATGCTCTATCTAGTTGCATTGATAGTTTACCCTGCACGCTTAAACCTTCGACTCCAACCTGATACCCATGACGATTAACCCATGAAAAACAGGTGCTTAGATATAGAAATCGAAGATTTTGGCGGCGATCATTTTGTTTAGCTGCCGACAGGCATTCCGACAGCTTCATACCACCCGATCAAATTTTAAGAATCTTCTTATTGAAATCTTATCAGGCAAAAAAGTATTAGCAGCTATTCAAAGCCATAGAACAATCAATAGTTTAAGAATGGTCTTATTGTAACGACCGAAGTGAAGATACAAGATTGCACCTCCAACTTTAGCAGGTACATGAAATGTCCAAACTTCTCAAAAGCATCGTCTCCATGGCTATCGCTGGCGCGGTCAGCACTTCCGCTCTCGCGGCGGATGGCACCATCGATTTCAAGGGCGAAATCATCGCGGCGTCCTGCGCCATCAGTGCCGGCGCCGGCTCCAGCGTTGGCGGCAGCAAGGGTAACCAGACCATTGATGTCAACCTCGGCAAGGTCAGCACCGACTCGCTCGCCGGCACCGCTGGTGGTAGCTCTGCCATCGTCGGCGGTAAGAGCATCAGCCTGAACCTGGACTGCGGCGGCACCGCAAACGGCCTGAAGACCGTGAGCATGCAGTTCGACCCGAACAGTGGCTCCGGTATCGACAGCAAGAAAAACTCGCTGCTGAAAGTCACCGGTGGCGCAACGGGCGTGGGCATCGGTATTTATAACGGCAGCAACACGCTGGTGAACATCTCCGCGAACGAAACCATCTCGGGTGACTTGGTGAAAACCGGCGAAGAAGGGAAAGAAATCTACACCGCCAAACTGGACCTGCGCGCCGGTTATGTGGTGAACGGCGATGAGATCAAGCCAGGTGCTGCGAACGGCCAACTGCCGTTTACCTTGACCTACGAGTAACCCGCACCAAAGGGAGGGGCCTATGCCCCTCCCTCCGACCTGGAGCCGCTATGAAAACCTCATTATTGGCGCGTATTGCACTCGCCAGCGCCATGACACTCTCCGCGTCGATGGCCAGTGCCGGCATTACGCTGGACGGCACCCGCGTCATCTTTGCTGCGCCAGCCAAGGAAGCATCCGTCATCGTCAGGAACCAGGGCTCGAACGACATCATGGTCCAGTCCTGGGTCGAACCGGACAAAAACGGGCCCAATGCCGACGTACCGTTCGCCATCACCCCTCCCCTGGTTCGCCTTGGAGGCAACAAGCAGCAGGTCCTGCGCATCCTCTATCAAGGCCAGGGGCTGCCGACCGACAAGGAATCCGTGTTCTGGCTGGCCGTGCAAGAGATCCCGCAAAAAGCCAAGACCGAGAACACCCTGCAAATTGCCATACGCCAGCGCGTGAAGCTGTTCTACCGCCCGGCCAACCTGCCGGACACTGCCGCCAATGCAGCCAAGAGCCT from Pseudomonas chlororaphis subsp. chlororaphis encodes:
- a CDS encoding NAD(P)/FAD-dependent oxidoreductase, which translates into the protein MTHRIVIVGGGAGGLELATRLGKTLGKRGTASVMLVDANLTHIWKPLLHEVAAGSLNSSEDELNYVAQAKWNHFEFQLGRMSGLDRQQKKIQLAATYDENGVELLPARELGYDTLVIAVGSTTNDFGTQGAAQHCLFLDTRKQAERFHQQLLNHYLRAHAGQTDVVEQISVAIVGAGATGVELAAELHNAAHELAAYGLDRIKPENMHITLIEAGPRVLPALPERIGGPVHKTLEKLGVKVMTNAAVSEVTADSLITADGQVIAASLKVWAAGIRAPGFLKDIDGLETNRINQLQVLPTLQSTRDENIFAFGDCAACPQPGTDRNVPPRAQAAHQQASLLTKSLKLRIEGKALPEYKYTDYGSLISLSRFSAVGNLMGNLTGSVMLEGWLARMFYVSLYRMHQMALYGPFRTAMLMLGSRIGRGTEPRLKLH
- a CDS encoding DUF1780 domain-containing protein, yielding MDDSDYLRLLTIQAEQANAFLSNARKWERERWVCQRLLQGLNIPYRADEFTPAGQEPPDVLFREACFEVFFVLDEGRRLNDEWRDELQRRRSAFSLSQLVRREAKPKRIPANELLLRLAPTLRKKAHNYKERGMDLGELDIIAFASLKREVLDLNSHFPPPTEYLRQGWRSLSLVGPTFARVLFAHPDAPDFLRGNLGRSILFDVGISL
- a CDS encoding O-antigen ligase family protein encodes the protein MLPGKFIGLTLGLIFGILLWALPPAKVIFVVIGLAVTLTLIRKPLWGLLIFAVLATCIPYTTLQLGIRTTVSEAVLGLTWVGLFWQSFIGKTRNLMLWRPTERAMVWLMLFSAIPFVWGMLIIHADGNGPVNWVRWLMNLSLLFMVPLLLRTDADRDKVVIALLLGTLLMLLLSIGMFIKSRNAMSMIPILTDLKYAHPEAVKDIFSANYQRMASPWVHPNLTGGVLVLFIPLALLYGWTRTGARRALGLAVAILGCAGLLLSISRGAILALALVLIWLTYKRVPYSGRIIGLGAAFAVALVMFYPPLQERLMTMFSATNASTEVRFDEYAKFPEAMMRYPLGIGFKVDPPVPGTDLPGISNLWLNFIYKIGIPGMLLFIAVTLLWWREVRPLAPIRQVTADNALWLGCISGLLAALLTGLFDHYFSFTFVLIGLFWLLMGMSLQQVRLRPAITLPLINPKDRQA
- a CDS encoding DUF3094 family protein, which produces MTSRLNPDDQRHVEEYLQLAQHRVERRPFRPWMLLVIVVTITIGLGLLSRLISYLTL
- a CDS encoding fimbrial biogenesis chaperone; the encoded protein is MKTSLLARIALASAMTLSASMASAGITLDGTRVIFAAPAKEASVIVRNQGSNDIMVQSWVEPDKNGPNADVPFAITPPLVRLGGNKQQVLRILYQGQGLPTDKESVFWLAVQEIPQKAKTENTLQIAIRQRVKLFYRPANLPDTAANAAKSLQWKLVEQGGKAALSVTNPSAFHVTLAGGSVTLRNGKDAGTATVEMLAPGATRTVEIKGSTGMRSGATTVEFDSINDYGGLDQVTSKLSN
- a CDS encoding acyltransferase, with product MKHRIFHSADLPERLPALASELGVSHDELLEAYSWGLNNDVLFVEGDGEQARYSVCSVDIEQIIEHPLARRLYGRLKQDIPTTLVPRYGKNLATLKDRWLRAWEQAYNILINKIPSHHVRIAWLRLGGAKIGKGSTIWRNTEVLGVENLVIGDDSVIAWHCQIDARAGLIIGDHVTIASHVLILAGGHDPMSPEFWSVSAPIYIDDYAWIATRALLAHGSHIGRGAVVTANTLVAKAVAPYKIIGGSGAKPMGERPHDLNYKVGGKGLFTLFY
- a CDS encoding lipid II flippase MurJ encodes the protein MLGSTLLLTLATLAGLLAGFAREWLLVAAWGAGSRSDAFLVAVFIPEALRMTLAAGILAAAALPLYQERDAQRQHAWLAGLCPRLLGLGLGLYALLALSAPLWIRLIGPGLDSAAQAEAAANLRSLAACIPGLLMHALFSIPLHARQRFVLPGLGSLLFNLPPVLYLFFYGQASLGSGLSLAFFLGSLLMCLSLVPAVWQTGWRPWQVRGDAGAGRELLGRLGPLLTSNLASQGLALVERLVASYLGEGVVTWVNLARKLINLPLIALMSLNQVLLGLMSGKSGDQRLGLLHRGLDAATLLSLPAALGLVGASPALIHWLLPAQSADGPLPALLGWFAVSLVFGAWNAMLARYAYAAGDTSTPLHCELLGSLLNALLLAGLPLVLGLTAIPLAALGGVLLTNLLLMQRQQLLTLINWPVRWAVSAVLLSAAALLLHPLLNVWLQLGLSTAAGLLLLIALGLWLKPWRA
- a CDS encoding fimbrial protein, which translates into the protein MSKLLKSIVSMAIAGAVSTSALAADGTIDFKGEIIAASCAISAGAGSSVGGSKGNQTIDVNLGKVSTDSLAGTAGGSSAIVGGKSISLNLDCGGTANGLKTVSMQFDPNSGSGIDSKKNSLLKVTGGATGVGIGIYNGSNTLVNISANETISGDLVKTGEEGKEIYTAKLDLRAGYVVNGDEIKPGAANGQLPFTLTYE